A window of Mycolicibacterium holsaticum DSM 44478 = JCM 12374 genomic DNA:
CACCGCCTGGATCGTCATACCAGCTCCTCGGTGCCCAGCGCGCGGGTGTAGAGCAGCACGCCCGCCAGGATGATCGCCATCAGCACCATGCTCAGCGCGGCGGCCGCCGGGTAGTCCTTGACCACCAGGAACTGCTGCTGGATCACGTTGCCGATCATCGTGGTCTGCGTGCTGCCGAGGTAGTCGGCGTTGATGAAGTCACCGGAAGCCGGGATGAAGACCAGCAGGCTGCCTGCCAGCAGACCCGGCATCGACAGCGGCAGCACCACTTTGGTGAAGCTGCGGGCGTTCGACGAGTACAGGTCCCTGGAGGCCTCGATCAGCCGCGGGTCGATCTTGTCCAGGCTCACATACAGCGGCAGGATCATGAAGATGATCCAGTTGTAGGTCAGCCCGCCGATCACCGCCCAGCTCGTCGAGAGCAGCCGCCCGTCGCTCGGAAGCAGGCCGACGGCACCCAACGCGCTGACCACCCAGCCGTCGTCGGCCAGGATCGTTTTCCACGCGATGGTGCGGATCAGGAACGTCACGAAGAACGGCAACAGCACCAGG
This region includes:
- a CDS encoding ABC transporter permease — protein: MAGVAVSGRQRSRIAPYLMILPAMVYLAVFFVIPFFSLARISLSTTSGSIFLPTLTFSWDFANYVEAFSKYQDQILRSFGYAITATVLCVLLAYPLAYVIAFKAGRFKNLILGLVLLPFFVTFLIRTIAWKTILADDGWVVSALGAVGLLPSDGRLLSTSWAVIGGLTYNWIIFMILPLYVSLDKIDPRLIEASRDLYSSNARSFTKVVLPLSMPGLLAGSLLVFIPASGDFINADYLGSTQTTMIGNVIQQQFLVVKDYPAAAALSMVLMAIILAGVLLYTRALGTEELV